One window of the Stegostoma tigrinum isolate sSteTig4 chromosome 16, sSteTig4.hap1, whole genome shotgun sequence genome contains the following:
- the LOC125459797 gene encoding metallothionein-2B-like: MSDAPCTCNLGDSCNCGNNCKCKDCKCVSCKKSCCACCPAGCSKCAQGCVCKGASDKCSCCQ; this comes from the exons ATGTCTGACGCTCCTTGCACGTGTAACCTGG GCGACTCTTGTAACTGCGGAAACAATTGTAAATGTAAAGACTGCAAGTGTGTATCCTGCAAGAAGA GCTGCTGTGCGTGTTGTCCCGCCGGCTGCAGCAAATGTGCACAGGGTTGTGTCTGCAAGGGAGCCAGTGACAAATGTAGCTGCTGTCAGTGA